From Zea mays cultivar B73 chromosome 3, Zm-B73-REFERENCE-NAM-5.0, whole genome shotgun sequence:
GGGCTAAACGGCGTAACTTTTCGCTGCTAAAATGGATATATCTGGATATATCGACCGCTATAGCCGGTTATTTAAAACCTTGCTCCAGAGTACTACTAATTTGCTTGTCGTGAAGGAGTCGAACTATCTAAATATTTTCAGTAGTTTGTTCTTGATCTTTGTGGGTCGTGGGTTCATGGTCGACTTGAATACACTGAAGAGGGAGTCGGAACTATGGAACGCGCTGATGCTCATCAGTACAtaccaatccatttggaaaattgTGCACAATCTTGTCCCCTTTGAAGCCACAACAACACTACCTATATATTGTACTCTCTAACCACGAGCGAGCGAGACAACGCTTTCGACGGACGCAGCATAGTTCATCTGGCGAAGATTTTGGCGAAAAAGTTCGTCGGTTTGGGGTTCTCCAGGCACGCAACGTGAGCGTATCTTCCTAGCTTGTCAACCTGCCTCGGCTCCCCCCTTGTGTCCTTCTTGCAGATCTTGCAGGTCTTGTCGACCCAACCCTCCTCCACGTATTGCCCGTCGACTGAAATTCGAAACCAATTTGGTTGGTCGTCAATCGTCGATAACTTGATATTCTCTCTTGTTAGGAATAAAAAAGGATGTGTGCGATAATATATTTTCAGTGGACACTACTTTCAATCTTTCATCATACTACACTTGTTTCCAAAAAAAACTACACGGATTATTCAGTGATGCAGTGCTAATCTGAATACCAGTAGGCAATATACGGGCCTGTTCACTTGGCGTTTAAATATTCTCACGGGAAAGGTGTAGATAAGATACCTTCAACATATGACTTGAAGAAATCCTGGTAGGTGCCACCAATCTTCCGCCTAAGTGCTCCGTACTTCATTGCAAATCAAACAACAAATAAATCAGATTACGGATGATAACATAACATTATCGAGCCGCAGTTGCTTTGCATGATACACACCTGCTCCCTCGTCATCCTCCCTCCACCTCTGGTGGACTCCCTGGCCTCGTACAGCAGCTCGGCGTCCTTCTCCGACCGGACCTGCGAGAAGTCCAGCGCCTCGGTGATGCTTCCGAAGAGGGACTGCTTGTCGCCCTCCTCGTCTCCCTTCGCATAAGCTCTCACTGATCTGGGGCCGCCGCCGCTCGGCCTGGTTTGGTGAGCTCCAAACGAGGAGCTCCTGGAAGGGGTCAGCGGAAGCGCTCTCATGGCCATTGCTTTTGCTTCAGGAGTTCAGGTGAAAGTGGTTCTTACAGGTTCGCCCAGCGATCCGGcctttctatatggaggaccagcaAGCAGCGGCGGCGCGTCAGCTGTTGTGTGGTGGCAACAAGGCTACGTGGTGCAAAGCAGGCCTGCTGAAACGAGAGGGAGATTCTGGCCCAGTGCGACGTGGGCGTGCTCAGGCTTCAGAGTTCAGACGTGACGAGGGCGCTGCGTCTGCCTCCCTGTAATAACCGCTGCGTGTGGCCCAGGAAGTAGAAGGAAGCTGGTTGCATGCCCGATCTGGTGACTCACGACTGGGCGCTGCGTGGCTGGTTTACCTGAACTGTACAGAAAGGGATATTTGTGGATCACAGAAACACTCTGCATGATAACGCATAAACGAGGGGAAAAAGAAGGTACTTGAGCTGTGTTGGGCTTAGGGTTTCTCTATTGTGATTGAGAGGGTATTAGATGAAAATGCAGTTTGTTACGTCTATTTCTATATTAGAGAGAGCTCTGTCTCCCTACTGTGATTTATGGTGGGTTAGTTGTGAATTACGATCTTATCCATGTATATCCATATTTTCTCTCTTCTCTATAACTGCATATATCAGCAATATATAAACATCGGTTGTTGCCCCTAGAGAGCATTGAGCCAAGCCAATTAACAGGGCACATGATTCTCTGGAAGGGGACATTAGTGCATAGCGCCTTGCATTAGCTAGCTTGAAAGTAACCATGTGCACCGTGCGCGGTACCATCAATGCCTCAATCGTAGACATGGTTTGTTTATCTACTTTGCTTGGCCTGGCTGTCTCCCGATCAGTACAAGGTGCAACACTGACAATCTGACATAGAGCCCCGAGAAGTCCTGGCTTTGCTTTTAACCTGGATGAGTTCAGCTCTAGAAAGCATCAAGCTCTCTAGGTGGTTTATTCTAATCTAGGATCTCCAATTACTCGTGCGTACGTAGTGTCTGGATGCCGGACACTGATTGCTAATACCTCTGACCTTCCGGATCAAAAGAACACGGGCTGCGTGCAGCCTTTTTCAATGTATTGATTAATGAACAGTTGTGCATATATGCTAAGCTTGCTGATGAGTGAGCGAGGGGGGTCACACGGAAAACATTTGGGCAGGTGGGCCTCAGTTGCCACAATCTCCATGATGGCCTGCCTCGTAGCAATGTCTCCGCTTGATTGACTCCATCCCCCATCAGAGATCGTCGTAGCATTCAGCAGCATCGATGCTGAAACAATCATGGCCTTTCGTTGGTCTCCCGCAGGGCCCTTGTGATCGAATCAACGTCACACAACGCCCCGCCGGCGAACAGTTGCCGGTCCTTTTTCTGTCTTATCGTGAACTGCTGTGTGGGGAGTGGGGGCTGAGAAGAGATGGCAGGGGAAAAAAACAGCTGGAGGTTCGCTCGAGCTCACCTGGGCCAGACTAATCATACAGTGctatgttttttttatttttatggaCCCAATGCTATATACGTAGTTTAAAATATGTTGATAAATTTTTGGtacatatattttttattttatatacAATAAAAATATACAATTTATGTTCTAAATGAGACTTAGTTTGATGGCTCGCGATCGGATAGCGAGCCTGAACGAGTCTAAGCCAAACCTAATTTCTCAGCTCGCTATATGACCGAGCTACACCGACCCGAGCTCGGTTCATTTTTGGCCCTACCCTTTGCTTCAATGTGCACACTGTTTTTGTAATTCTTAAAACAAATGCTAATTAAACTCATGTATAAGTAGACCTTTTTAAAAATTCTGTTTTATGGGTTATTAGGAGAAACACGAGGCAAAGCCCATATAATTTCGACACAAGAAAGGACGGACACCGTACCGTCAGGGCTCAGAGGATACTGTGAAGCAATGCATACTGTTTTTGTGAAGTTGTGGTGTTTCTTAGAGATTAATGGCGAGAGGCTAAGAATATTTTGTTGCTAATTAAACAGCCTCCGATCCGATGGAGCACTGTTACACTGGAATGGCAGTTGGCAACGACCAagaagaaattaaatgaactataTGTATCGCACAACACTGGTAAAGTGGTAAGAGCATGTACAACATCATTTAATTTGTGGTTTCTTGAGTGGGTATCTAAACGGTTATCTGAAGAAAAAAAATACAAGAGATAAGCTCTTCGCGAAGTGTCCGTCTTTTCCTGACTTTCTATATATTGTCTCTTAGCTTTATTTATGATACAGTGTCTCAGGTTTGTATTATACAGACTCTTAACTGTCTTTTATACTTAGAAAACTCAACAAGTCTCGGGGTTGCACATACCCTAATGTCCGCATTGGGGAACTCTAAACAACACGCTATGAGGATATAACTACATA
This genomic window contains:
- the LOC100275213 gene encoding uncharacterized protein LOC100275213, translated to MAMRALPLTPSRSSSFGAHQTRPSGGGPRSVRAYAKGDEEGDKQSLFGSITEALDFSQVRSEKDAELLYEARESTRGGGRMTREQYGALRRKIGGTYQDFFKSYVEVDGQYVEEGWVDKTCKICKKDTRGEPRQVDKLGRYAHVACLENPKPTNFFAKIFAR